taatatttatGCTAAATCAAGGATTCACTGTAAGTCATTCCCTGAAAATTTTCAGGATTTGGGATTGTGGGCCATTTCACTGCATccacattaaaataatcactTTTAATTTTATCACAGACTTACGACAAATCAATCTATTTTTAATACAGTTTTTACCTAAACATAGGACCGCTCTGTCCACTGAAGTTATCTGGAGGATCCATTGACCGGTCACTCTTCACGGACACACAGCTGGGTTCAGATGAATTTGGCCTTTGCTTCTAgactgaactgaaataaaacatgaagGAACATTAGAATCAGGGTGGACTTAACCAATAAGTAGGTAGCGGTCGCTTAGGGCCCCAGGGGGACCCCCACATTTGGCCACAACTGCCCCCACATGGTAATACAGCTTTAGAACAACATCAGGTTGACTAACTAATTACTGATTGCTATAGATACTGTAATGTGAAGGGTTACAAAAGGAAAAGAACACACAGGCTATTGTAGCTGGGACCtggaatttgcttagggcccccaattAAATCACTAAGTCGGCCCCTGACTGTGATAATGATTGATTGTTCATTTACTGAATATTTATGCTAAATTAGCTAAAATTATTCTAGCATAATTAATTTTGAGGAAATCACAGAATGGTGTAATTTGTGAATGAAAATCTTTACCAACTTAATTCTTCAcccaaaaaaactaattttaaaaatgagaatGCATAAGTCTGTGGTAGGTTCAAACACCCTCgataaaatcaatatcaattACCCAAGACTTTCAAAATCATACTGTTTGCCAGCTCTTTTACATGAGAAAGTCTTAAAGACTAAAAATAATAGCCTAAACTAGCAAATATCATCACACCACACCACATTATGCAGTCAGTATTCCTCCTGTCCAGGCAGTTTATATTGTGCTGATAAATCTAGAAAAGGAAACGATGTCAATCATGTTGTAAAATCCTGTAAATGTCAGAAGCTATAAACATCTGAAGACTTGAACTACTGTTTTTATAAAGATTGTCACATCAGCATATCaccgtctgtctgtcttttctgAGACGGAAGTAAAGCGGCCTTCTGAACGCAAATTCATGTCTactttaaaccattaaaattgtgtataaataacaattataatataCTAATTATAATTTGCAAAAAACAACTGTCCACAAACACAACGGGATGGGATACAGCACCAGGTAGAAaagcacaaaatgaaaatataagcGATCACTTCGCATGCGACGTTGTTTCGTCAATAGTCCTGTAACACTGTAACACTGAACACTCACTTCTGTGGAAACACATCTAAAGATGTGTGGTCTTCATAATGTCGAGATCTGTTAAGTCCCATCAAGAAAATCGAAATGAAGAAAACTCAGTACTTTGATATTCGTGTTAAGATGTTTCTGCTTTCATAACAAGCCGATcgattttactttcactttcttttttaatgGTGGCTGGCAAACCCACTGAAAGGTGCATTTCTGCCACCTACTGAACTGGAGTGAACATGACTGATATTACTGACAAATAcaactagagagagagagagagagagagagagatgggggcTTACAAAGTGAATTTACATCCTATTTATTATACCTATTGCTTTCAGATCATTTATAATAGACTTTATACTGTGCTGAGTCATTCTACTGTCTGAAGTGTTACATTTTCAAcattcaaaaaacttaattcttcTGTTATTGAATTTGTTCTTGTTCATATGCTACAGTTTAATAACACGTTTCACTGTCTCtggtaaaaaacatttattgcaaTTACCTGATTCATGTTTGTcgataataaataatgaatgattAAGAGCCAATACAAAGACTAGATATTATTGTGTTCTCCTTCCTGCCCCTCTAATTATTCCTTTCATTTCTGCTTCACTTAGTGTTATGTTTATATCTTtggtgtattttatttatttatttgttttcttggcCATTTGATCAGCATCCTCATTTCTCTCTATCCCAACATGTGCCGGTAGCAACAAGAATGATATACTTAATCTATGTTGGTGAATTCTGAACATGCTTTGTAGAATATATAAGATGTCTTGTCTAGATGTAGACTTACCACTAATAAACCTGTTACAACAGAGTATGATCTGAGCAAGTGACTCTTCTCAGTGGCTGAATTTCCTCCATCCAATGAAGAGTCATCAGAGTCATCTCTGAGTAAACTGATAAACGGTTACTTGTCCTTTTAGCAATTCTAGCTTTAAAATGAGGAATGCACACTGAAGCTCTGTAATTTCTCTGCATCTTTtcatttcatcagaaatattgaaattactgtaaaaacacTTTAACAAAGGTTTGTGCCAACACCTCTGCTTTTTCAGTATCCATTGTTATTGGCTTTTCTTCACTTATTAATATTgctgttatatttttgtatttgtatgtcACCAACTTCTATTTTCCTCCAATATTATACACAGAATTTTCTCCAGGAATCTCTTTCACATGCTCGTATAACTTTCATTACAACTGCTTGTGCTCTTATAATTGATCAGATCAAAAAAGAAACACCTTCTGACCTTCAGATAGCATCGCTGCGTTTGTCTGCCCTCCATGGTACTGCTTTCTTTCCTTTAGTCCCTTTCTTTTTACAAACAACTTATTTTGCCTGtatcatataatatttaaattaattgtttaaatattgtcactcttttcattgtttttcattGCTCTGAAACACTTGCTTGGTTTCTCACCTGCTCTTTTTCtagcaaaaaatacaaaaaaataaatactcatCACAAAATGAAAGCTAGACGTGAAAGTCTGATTGTTTCAGGGGCTTTGTCACAAGTGTATTGTTTTGAATTTCTGTGTTATGCTAAATTTTCATGCTTAAAACAGTGATTTGGTATTCCTCTTGTACAATTGTCCTCTTTTGTGTAAAGAAATGAATTTCCTATCGATTCTCCCCTAAGTGGTTTCCATTAAGAATGATTCAATGAGATAAATAACTTTTAATTGTCAAGAAATTacttctttttaaatgttttgcttcAACATCGTTAgcaattgatttaaaaatgcctttaacttgaaacttttttatttagttttatttagaaaaactgACAACACAGTTACTGCAGTTTCTCTGGGAATAAAAGTGAAACAACATTATATGAGTTTAAATGGAAAAGCATGATGAACAGGATGAAGATCGGAAACCAAACCCTtttctttaaaacagaaaacactgaACTGCAGTTTCCTATAAAAGTACAAAGAGAAAACACGGTTATATATAAAGATATTATAATTTGTCTGTGTGTCGATACTCACACGGAGGAGATGGCGTGGCTCTCCCAGTACAACACTTTATACACAGActccgcacacacacacgcctggGTCAGCAGCTCATCTATTCGTTTCAGCCTGTAACACACACAAgccttcatcttcatcatcttcatcagtGCTCAAACTCTCTCAAACCTCACCGTCCCGTCACTCACATGCCCTTGACCTCAGCCGGAGCAGAGACGGCCAGCAGCAGCACAGAGAGCCACGCGCCTGAAGACATTTAACCAGGAGACACTCAGTTACTCCTTACTGCATTATATCACATCTGTACAGAATATATGCTCACGTCATCTACTCGCATCTCACCTTCACTCAGAGTGAGGAAGAGGATGTTGAGCAGAACGCAGCTCAGCAGGGAGCACAGCGGCATCCTCCACCTGAAAACACAAAGAGCTGAACACTGGAGACACGCAGCAGCATCAGTAACTCAGAGACACGTTTAGAGACAAAACAGAGCCTCCTCgtgagagtcacatgacaccgtcTCCTGAAGCACAGGCAGAAGCTCTCAGTGCAGTCAGTGATTATTACGGGACGTCTCTCACCCGAGCAGGGAGCGCAGCACCTCCAGCGAGTCTGTGACCGGCTCCAGGAAGATGGCCATCCGCTTGAAGCAGATCACCATGTTCagcaggtcaaaggtcagcgCTCTGGGGCTGCCCAGATCAGAgctgctgtctatggaggacGCGTCTTTAGCGGGCAGCTGGGTCAGTTGTGTGGGGTCCTGAGGAGAGGAGGCTGTGCACTGCATGCTGGGAAATCAGAGATCATGACTGAGGGACTGTGATTATCTTTATAAACATGTGACAATCAAGAGACTCACATCTGTTAAACCTGATGCCTGACAGTCTGTTTAAAagctttaaccctctggggtctaagggtgttttgggggcctggagaagttttgacatgcccttacatttgtgcttttttcagttgcttataaacatataaatggctaatatcactgtaaacagcacaaactgggctacaataatatgttagcagcatttatgtacatgattttgtttttgagaaagaaacgtttatgcgtggctagtgaaaaactaaaattttgaagtcactgaaataaggccataaaacacatacagaacatttgttcacaagacttttgagaactggatcttgtagcctagaatttttgcttcaaaatgatatgtaaatcatattgtttacttgctcacagaaatcaatatattgatttaaagattctaagtcactttttgagtggaaaggctctatgtgagagggcgtgactcacacctgagaagacaaaggcccgcataatgagctccataatgagccattgagtcaggtgtgtgactgaaagagaagagttacaagaaagaatgtgaggaaaaaagaagtgtgtatacatataactatcacataaaataacatgagattcacttgtgagtgcagtta
The genomic region above belongs to Onychostoma macrolepis isolate SWU-2019 chromosome 01, ASM1243209v1, whole genome shotgun sequence and contains:
- the LOC131541334 gene encoding protrudin-like isoform X1; the encoded protein is MAHYGAHYAGLCLLSMQCTASSPQDPTQLTQLPAKDASSIDSSSDLGSPRALTFDLLNMVICFKRMAIFLEPVTDSLEVLRSLLGWRMPLCSLLSCVLLNILFLTLSEGAWLSVLLLAVSAPAEVKGMLKRIDELLTQACVCAESVYKVLYWESHAISSVKLQFSVFCFKEKGLVSDLHPVHHAFPFKLI
- the LOC131541334 gene encoding protrudin-like isoform X2, whose protein sequence is MAHYGAHYAGLCLLSMQCTASSPQDPTQLTQLPAKDASSIDSSSDLGSPRALTFDLLNMVICFKRMAIFLEPVTDSLEVLRSLLGWRMPLCSLLSCVLLNILFLTLSEGAWLSVLLLAVSAPAEVKGM